A genomic stretch from Balaenoptera musculus isolate JJ_BM4_2016_0621 chromosome 9, mBalMus1.pri.v3, whole genome shotgun sequence includes:
- the LOC118901031 gene encoding ATP synthase subunit g, mitochondrial → MAQFVRNLAEKAPALVSAAVTYSKPRLATFWHYAKVELVPPTPAEIPTAIQSLKKIINSAQTGSFKQLTVKEALLNGLVATEVWMWFYVGEIIGKRGIIGYNV, encoded by the coding sequence ATGGCCCAGTTTGTCCGTAACCTCGCGGAGAAGGCCCCGGCGCTGGTCAGCGCTGCTGTGACTTACTCGAAGCCTCGATTGGCCACATTTTGGCACTATGCCAAGGTTGAGCTGGTTCCTCCAACCCCTGCTGAGATCCCTACAGCTATTCAGagcttgaaaaaaattatcaatagtGCTCAAACTGGTAGCTTCAAACAGCTCACAGTTAAGGAAGCTCTACTGAATGGTTTGGTGGCCACTGAGGTGTGGATGTGGTTTTATGTTGGCGAGATCATAGGCAAGCGTGGCATCATTGGCTATAATGTTTGA